From one Streptomyces spiramyceticus genomic stretch:
- the ligA gene encoding NAD-dependent DNA ligase LigA — protein sequence MAGEQHAAVPAEAREQHAQLAEQIEEHRFRYYVKDQPVVSDAEFDKLLRSLEALEDEYPELRTPDSPTQKVAGAYETEFTAVQHRERMLSLDNAFDDKELEAWGERVANELGSVPYHLLCELKVDGLAVNLTYEKGRLTRAATRGDGRTGEDITPNIRTIAGVPDRLKGDRIPDLVEIRGEVFFPMERFQELNARLVEAHDKPFANPRNAAAGSLRQKDPKVTATRPLHMVVHGIGAREGLDIDRLSQAYDLLREWGMPTAQHNRVVDDLAGVREFIAYFGEHRHSVEHEIDGVVVKVDEIRLQGRLGSTSRAPRWAIAWKYAPEEVNTKLVNIRVGVGRTGRVTPYAQVEPVTVAGSEVEFATLHNQEVVKAKGVRIGDTVVLRKAGDVIPEILGPVVDLRDGSEREFVMPHECPECGSALRPMKEADIDLRCPNARSCPAQLRERLFYLAGRKALDIENFGYVAAAALTRPLEPAEPPLRDEGDLFDLKVEQLLPIKSYVLDQDSGLPKRDPKTGEEKVVTFFANQEGVPKKNTLAMLENIAAAKERPLARVITGLSIRHVGPVAAEALAREFRSLERIEQASEEELAAVEGVGPTIAASLKQWFEEDWHREILRKWRAAGVRMEEEGAGEDHGPRPLEGLTVVVTGTLQNHTRDGAKEALQSRGAKVTGSVSKKTSFVVVGDSPGSKYDKAMQLKVPVLNEEGFAVLLAEGPEAAREAAVPTEE from the coding sequence GTGGCTGGCGAACAGCACGCGGCGGTACCCGCAGAGGCACGGGAGCAGCATGCGCAGCTCGCTGAGCAGATCGAGGAGCACCGCTTCCGGTACTACGTGAAGGACCAGCCGGTCGTCAGCGACGCCGAGTTCGACAAGCTCCTGCGCTCACTGGAGGCGTTGGAGGACGAGTATCCCGAGCTGCGTACGCCCGACTCGCCGACCCAGAAGGTCGCCGGGGCGTACGAGACCGAATTCACCGCGGTCCAGCACCGCGAGCGCATGCTCTCCCTCGACAACGCCTTCGACGACAAGGAGCTGGAGGCCTGGGGCGAGCGCGTCGCCAATGAACTGGGCTCCGTTCCGTACCACCTCCTGTGCGAGCTGAAGGTGGACGGTCTCGCGGTCAATCTGACGTACGAGAAGGGGCGGCTGACGCGGGCCGCGACGCGTGGCGACGGCCGGACGGGCGAGGACATCACACCCAACATCCGTACGATCGCTGGCGTCCCGGACCGGCTGAAGGGCGACCGGATCCCCGACCTGGTCGAAATCCGCGGGGAGGTCTTCTTCCCGATGGAGAGATTCCAGGAGCTGAACGCGCGACTGGTGGAGGCGCACGACAAGCCTTTCGCCAATCCGCGCAACGCGGCGGCGGGTTCGCTGCGGCAGAAGGACCCCAAGGTCACCGCGACGCGTCCGCTGCACATGGTGGTGCACGGAATCGGCGCCCGCGAGGGTCTGGACATCGACCGCCTGTCGCAGGCGTACGACCTGCTCCGCGAGTGGGGCATGCCGACCGCGCAGCACAACAGGGTGGTCGACGACCTCGCGGGCGTACGGGAATTCATCGCGTACTTCGGCGAGCACCGGCACTCCGTGGAGCACGAGATCGACGGCGTCGTCGTCAAGGTCGACGAGATCCGGCTCCAGGGCCGGCTCGGCTCGACCTCGCGGGCGCCGCGCTGGGCGATCGCCTGGAAGTACGCGCCGGAGGAGGTCAACACCAAGCTGGTGAACATCCGGGTCGGCGTGGGCCGTACGGGCCGGGTGACGCCGTACGCCCAGGTGGAGCCGGTCACGGTCGCCGGATCAGAGGTCGAATTCGCCACCCTGCACAACCAGGAGGTGGTGAAGGCCAAGGGCGTACGCATCGGGGACACGGTGGTGCTGCGCAAGGCGGGCGACGTCATTCCGGAGATCCTGGGGCCGGTCGTCGACCTGCGGGACGGCAGCGAGCGGGAGTTCGTGATGCCGCACGAGTGCCCGGAGTGCGGCAGTGCGCTGCGGCCGATGAAAGAGGCCGACATCGACCTCCGATGCCCCAACGCCCGCTCCTGCCCCGCCCAGTTGCGGGAGCGGCTGTTCTATCTGGCCGGCCGCAAGGCGCTGGACATCGAGAACTTCGGGTATGTCGCGGCGGCCGCGCTCACCAGGCCGCTGGAGCCGGCCGAGCCGCCGCTGCGGGACGAGGGCGATCTCTTCGATCTCAAGGTCGAGCAGCTGCTGCCCATCAAGTCGTACGTCCTGGACCAGGATTCGGGTCTTCCCAAGCGCGACCCCAAGACGGGGGAGGAGAAGGTCGTCACCTTCTTCGCCAACCAGGAGGGCGTGCCGAAGAAGAACACCCTCGCGATGCTGGAGAACATCGCCGCGGCCAAGGAGCGGCCGCTGGCGCGTGTCATCACCGGCCTGTCGATCCGTCATGTCGGACCCGTCGCGGCGGAGGCACTGGCCCGTGAGTTCCGCTCGCTGGAGCGGATCGAGCAGGCGAGCGAGGAGGAACTGGCCGCTGTGGAGGGGGTCGGACCGACCATCGCCGCCTCGCTCAAACAGTGGTTCGAGGAGGACTGGCACCGGGAGATCCTGCGCAAGTGGCGGGCGGCCGGGGTCCGGATGGAGGAAGAGGGCGCCGGTGAAGACCATGGACCGCGTCCGCTGGAGGGCCTCACGGTCGTCGTGACCGGAACCTTGCAGAACCACACGCGGGATGGCGCAAAAGAGGCGCTCCAGAGCCGCGGAGCGAAGGTCACTGGATCTGTTTCGAAGAAAACCTCCTTCGTGGTGGTCGGTGACAGCCCCGGCTCGAAGTACGACAAGGCCATGCAGTTGAAGGTTCCTGTCCTGAACGAAGAGGGATTTGCCGTTCTTTTGGCGGAGGGACCGGAAGCGGCTCGTGAAGCGGCTGTGCCGACCGAGGAGTAG
- a CDS encoding putative bifunctional diguanylate cyclase/phosphodiesterase, translating to MRVPGSHSGKSGRPLPAGASCGLLLRCAPVVHGCHGVSPCSSGARGRDFSRDGMTTGPSRGTGTDGCERDGMKPTESADPVSRLRGWAAAQRKLPAVVAALAAVVLVTGICRAVTQGHALFPDGTVGWSLALLTGFIVGHLVALGRDRWWGGTGSGAALTLAVLLLYGWLPAGLVSLAVVVLVGLARRHRWRQGVLHGAVDILGIGTAALVLAAFGDVPTVEKPWDPLEWGIDAVPEVVLAATAYLAVTRLLLWYALAPRGGRLPSVARTALYRQALVAVALLGIAPLICVVAVALPFLLPLFSVPLIALDSTLWIARARAEEQLRDPLTGLPNRQWLLERAWPALEEAESVGTRSALVLIDLDRFRAVNDTLGHLAGDRLLLQIADRLRLALPRGAEAARLGGDEFAVLLPKADSTTSAQRVARHLVAELSSPLDLDGLTLVLEASAGVAVFPDHALDAEGLLRRADVAMYQAKRDRTGVEVYESKRDSNTPDRLGLLGDLRRALDASEVELHYQPKVRFDGQVAGLEALVRWVHPERGRVPPDEFIAIAESSGLMPHLTEYVLETALAQVARWRAQGLNVPVAVNVSPRDVHTPGFAGAVAARLARHGVPAGSLQLEITEHVLLEDPQRAADTLAGLTGHGVKMSLDDFGTGYSSLVHLRRLPVSELKIDRSFVARLAVDNEDAEIVRCTVDLAHSLGLLVVAEGVEDDETWERLRDLRCDAVQGWLVAAAMPPDEATAWLLARGENGWHRQVDLDRVAAAAALEEAKRPAPSPSGQPVK from the coding sequence ATGCGGGTGCCCGGGTCGCATTCGGGCAAGAGCGGTAGACCGCTGCCCGCAGGAGCCTCCTGCGGCCTACTGTTGAGATGTGCGCCTGTCGTGCACGGCTGCCATGGGGTGTCCCCCTGCTCCTCAGGAGCTCGGGGAAGGGATTTCAGTCGTGATGGCATGACAACGGGGCCATCGCGTGGCACGGGCACCGACGGCTGTGAGAGGGACGGAATGAAACCGACGGAGAGTGCCGACCCGGTCTCACGGCTGCGAGGTTGGGCAGCGGCCCAGAGGAAGCTGCCCGCCGTCGTGGCCGCACTGGCCGCCGTCGTCCTGGTGACCGGGATCTGTCGCGCCGTCACCCAGGGCCATGCCCTGTTCCCCGACGGCACAGTGGGCTGGTCGCTGGCCCTGCTCACCGGATTCATCGTGGGCCACCTGGTCGCCCTCGGCCGCGACCGATGGTGGGGCGGCACGGGCTCCGGCGCGGCGCTGACGCTCGCCGTCCTGCTGCTGTACGGCTGGCTGCCGGCCGGCCTGGTCAGCCTCGCCGTCGTCGTGCTGGTCGGACTGGCCCGCAGGCACCGGTGGCGCCAGGGTGTGCTGCACGGCGCGGTGGACATCCTGGGCATAGGCACCGCGGCGCTCGTCCTGGCCGCATTCGGCGACGTACCGACCGTCGAGAAGCCCTGGGATCCGCTGGAGTGGGGAATCGACGCAGTCCCCGAAGTCGTGCTCGCCGCCACGGCCTACCTTGCCGTCACCCGGCTCCTCCTCTGGTACGCCCTGGCGCCCCGGGGCGGGCGGCTGCCGTCCGTCGCCCGAACGGCCCTTTATCGGCAGGCACTCGTCGCGGTCGCGCTGCTCGGCATCGCCCCGCTCATATGCGTGGTCGCCGTGGCGCTGCCGTTCCTGCTGCCGCTCTTCTCGGTGCCCTTAATCGCGCTGGACTCCACGCTGTGGATCGCCAGGGCGCGTGCGGAGGAGCAGCTTCGGGATCCGCTGACCGGACTGCCCAACCGCCAGTGGCTGTTGGAGCGGGCCTGGCCCGCACTGGAGGAAGCCGAAAGCGTCGGCACCAGGTCTGCGCTCGTGCTGATAGACCTCGACCGCTTCCGGGCGGTCAATGACACGCTCGGCCACTTGGCCGGCGACCGGCTGCTGCTCCAGATAGCGGACAGGCTGCGGCTGGCCCTGCCGCGCGGGGCGGAGGCGGCGCGGCTCGGCGGTGACGAGTTCGCGGTTCTGCTCCCGAAGGCCGACTCCACGACCAGTGCGCAGCGCGTCGCCCGGCATCTCGTGGCCGAACTGTCGTCGCCGCTCGACCTGGACGGCCTGACGCTCGTCCTGGAGGCCAGTGCGGGGGTCGCCGTCTTCCCCGACCACGCGCTCGACGCGGAGGGACTGCTGCGGCGTGCGGACGTGGCGATGTATCAGGCCAAGCGGGACCGTACAGGCGTAGAGGTCTACGAGTCCAAGCGCGACAGCAACACCCCCGACAGGCTCGGCCTGTTGGGCGACCTCCGGCGGGCGCTGGACGCGAGCGAGGTCGAGCTCCACTACCAGCCGAAGGTCCGGTTCGACGGGCAGGTCGCCGGCCTCGAAGCCCTGGTCCGGTGGGTGCACCCGGAGCGGGGACGCGTCCCCCCGGACGAATTCATCGCCATCGCGGAGTCGTCGGGGCTGATGCCGCATCTGACGGAGTACGTCCTGGAGACGGCGCTGGCGCAGGTCGCGCGGTGGAGGGCGCAGGGGCTGAACGTTCCGGTCGCGGTGAATGTCTCGCCGCGCGACGTCCACACGCCGGGGTTCGCGGGCGCGGTCGCGGCCCGGCTCGCCCGGCACGGTGTCCCTGCGGGGTCCTTGCAGCTGGAAATAACGGAACACGTGCTGCTGGAGGACCCGCAGCGCGCGGCGGACACGCTGGCCGGGCTGACCGGGCACGGCGTGAAGATGTCCCTGGACGACTTCGGTACGGGGTACTCGTCCCTGGTCCACCTCCGTCGGCTCCCGGTGAGCGAGCTGAAAATCGACCGCTCGTTCGTGGCGAGGCTGGCGGTGGACAACGAGGACGCCGAGATCGTCCGCTGCACGGTCGATCTCGCCCACTCGCTCGGCCTGCTGGTGGTGGCGGAGGGCGTCGAGGACGACGAGACGTGGGAGCGGCTGAGGGACCTGCGCTGCGATGCGGTGCAGGGGTGGCTGGTGGCGGCCGCGATGCCGCCGGACGAGGCGACGGCGTGGCTGCTGGCCCGAGGTGAGAACGGCTGGCACCGCCAGGTCGATCTGGACCGCGTAGCCGCCGCAGCAGCCCTGGAGGAAGCAAAGCGCCCGGCCCCGTCCCCTTCCGGCCAGCCCGTGAAGTAA
- the gatC gene encoding Asp-tRNA(Asn)/Glu-tRNA(Gln) amidotransferase subunit GatC produces the protein MPGITREEVAHLARLARLELKGEELDHFAGQLDDIIGAVARVSEVADQDVPPTSHPLPLTNVMRADEVRPSLTPEQALSGAPAQEQQRFKVPQILGED, from the coding sequence ATGCCTGGCATCACGCGCGAGGAGGTCGCCCACCTCGCACGGCTGGCGCGTCTGGAGCTGAAGGGCGAAGAGCTCGATCACTTCGCCGGTCAGCTCGACGACATCATCGGCGCGGTCGCCCGCGTCTCCGAGGTCGCCGACCAAGACGTACCGCCGACCTCCCACCCGCTGCCGCTGACCAACGTCATGCGCGCGGACGAGGTCCGTCCGTCGCTCACCCCGGAGCAGGCCCTCTCCGGTGCCCCCGCCCAGGAGCAGCAGCGTTTCAAGGTGCCGCAGATCCTGGGGGAGGACTAA
- the gatA gene encoding Asp-tRNA(Asn)/Glu-tRNA(Gln) amidotransferase subunit GatA has product MSDNSNIIKLTAAETAAKIASGELTAVEVTEAHLARIEAVDEKVHAFLHVDRDGALAQARAVDAKKANGEKLGPLAGVPLALKDIFTTEGIPTTVGSKILEGWIPPYDATLTKKLKAADVVILGKTNMDEFAMGSSTENSAFGPTGNPWDLTKIPGGSGGGSSAALASYEAPLAIGTDTGGSIRQPAAVTGTVGVKPTYGAVSRFGMVAFSSSLDQGGPCARTVLDAALLHEVIAGHDPLDSTSIDAPVPPVVEAARNGSVAGMRVGVVKQFRGEGYQAGVLQRFDESVELMRELGAEIVELDCPSFDLALSAYYLIAPSECSSNLARFDAMRYGLRVGDDGTKSAEEVTALTREAGFGDEVKRRIILGTYALSSGYYDAYYGSAQKVRTLITQDFEKAFEKVDVIVSPTTPTTAFPIGERADDPMAMYLADLCTIPTNLAGNAAMSLPCGLAPEDGMPVGLQIIAPAMKDDRLYKVGAAVEAAFVEKWGHPLLEEAPSL; this is encoded by the coding sequence ATGTCGGACAACAGCAACATCATCAAGCTCACCGCCGCCGAGACCGCCGCGAAGATCGCTTCCGGTGAGCTCACGGCCGTCGAGGTCACCGAGGCCCACCTGGCCCGGATCGAGGCCGTCGACGAGAAGGTGCACGCCTTCCTGCACGTGGATAGGGACGGGGCACTCGCCCAGGCCCGCGCAGTGGACGCCAAGAAGGCGAACGGCGAGAAGCTCGGCCCGCTGGCCGGTGTTCCGCTCGCGCTCAAGGACATCTTCACCACCGAGGGCATCCCGACCACCGTCGGGTCGAAGATCCTCGAAGGCTGGATCCCGCCGTACGACGCCACGCTGACCAAGAAGCTCAAGGCGGCCGACGTCGTCATCCTCGGCAAGACCAACATGGACGAGTTCGCCATGGGGTCGTCGACGGAGAACTCCGCGTTCGGGCCGACCGGCAACCCCTGGGACCTCACCAAGATTCCCGGCGGCTCCGGCGGTGGCTCGTCCGCCGCCCTCGCGTCGTACGAGGCGCCCCTCGCCATCGGCACGGACACCGGCGGTTCCATCCGCCAGCCCGCCGCCGTCACCGGCACCGTCGGCGTCAAGCCGACCTACGGCGCGGTCTCCCGCTTCGGCATGGTCGCGTTCTCCAGCAGCCTCGACCAGGGCGGCCCCTGCGCCCGTACGGTCCTGGACGCCGCGCTCCTCCACGAGGTCATCGCCGGGCACGACCCGCTCGACTCGACCTCCATCGACGCCCCGGTCCCGCCGGTCGTCGAGGCGGCGAGGAACGGCTCCGTCGCAGGCATGCGCGTCGGCGTCGTCAAGCAGTTCCGCGGCGAGGGCTACCAGGCCGGTGTCCTCCAGCGCTTCGACGAGTCCGTCGAACTGATGCGGGAACTCGGCGCCGAGATCGTCGAGCTGGACTGCCCGTCCTTCGACCTCGCCCTCTCGGCGTACTATCTGATCGCCCCCTCGGAGTGCTCCTCCAACCTGGCCCGCTTCGACGCCATGCGGTACGGCCTGCGGGTCGGCGACGACGGCACGAAGTCCGCCGAGGAGGTCACCGCCCTCACCCGCGAGGCCGGTTTCGGCGACGAGGTCAAGCGCCGCATCATCCTCGGTACGTACGCACTCAGCTCCGGCTACTACGACGCGTACTACGGCTCGGCCCAGAAGGTCCGTACGCTCATCACCCAGGACTTCGAGAAGGCGTTCGAGAAGGTCGACGTGATCGTTTCGCCGACCACGCCCACCACCGCCTTCCCGATCGGCGAGCGCGCCGACGACCCGATGGCGATGTACCTCGCCGACCTGTGCACGATCCCGACCAACCTGGCCGGCAACGCCGCCATGTCGCTGCCCTGCGGCCTGGCGCCCGAGGACGGTATGCCGGTCGGTCTCCAGATCATCGCCCCGGCCATGAAGGACGACCGTCTTTACAAGGTCGGCGCCGCCGTCGAGGCCGCCTTCGTGGAAAAGTGGGGCCACCCGCTGCTCGAGGAGGCACCGTCGCTGTGA